A window from Setaria italica strain Yugu1 chromosome VIII, Setaria_italica_v2.0, whole genome shotgun sequence encodes these proteins:
- the LOC101778352 gene encoding vegetative cell wall protein gp1: MVAIPYPSSPADPAPPFSPAPPAGFFLKRFPRFVFQLFFPNVGLPLWVVFSSRPSTSHASGRCRSPFAATVARPPPPSLANRRRRFHRRLRARHPVAAAPHPQPPQSLPIRFRRRRRRSPAAAAPPLSSSASTPRRPSHRPRTASLLRVDPALPLSSAAVARQPPPPLPPPTPRPASSHRCSPSAAASISPHPFPPPPPPLARSCRAAPLLLRIDAAPPLSSSASTPRRPSHRPRTASLLRVDPALPLSSSASTPRAPRVDPAPPLDFDRLSKFLVVCLNAIRDEVATEDGGGSSIHGGGDWGVELWRSCSSPAPSDVLDTSGACATMEQTAWLVSTACDIVTRKERLGMVVSCPFLLYLVPSQEKATQVRSICKPLKPLGIHSVSLHSGASVEHQISGITRTLQWQLVRLSTRSPNRQQRKYSEYQGTE; the protein is encoded by the exons ATGGTG gctattccgtacccgagctCACCCGCGGATCCGGCTCCCCCGTTTTCTCCCGCTCCTCCCGCCGGTTTTTTTCTCAAACGGTTCCCCCGGTTTGTTTTCCAGCTTTTTTTCCCGAACGTGGGTCTTCCGTTGTGGGTGGTGTTCAGTTCCCGTCCATCCACTTCTCATGCTAGCGGACGCTGCCGCTCGCCattcgccgccaccgtcgctcgcccaccgccgccgtcgctcgccaaccgccgccgccgcttccaccGCCGACTCCGCGCCCGGCATCCAGTCGCCGCTGCTCCCCATCCGCAGCCACCTCAATCTCTCCCCATccgtttccgccgccgccgccgccgctcgcccgcagctgccgcgccgcccctctcctcctccgcatcgacgccgcgccgcccctcgcaTCGACCCCGCACCGCCTCTCTCCTCCGCGTCGACCCCGCGCTgcccctctcctccgccgccgtcgctcgccaaccgccgccgccgcttccaccGCCGACTCCGCGCCCGGCATCCAGTCACCGCTGCTCCCCATCCGCAGCCGCCTCAATCTCTCCCCATccgtttccgccgccgccgccgccgctcgcccgcagctgccgcgccgcccctctcctcctccgcatcgacgccgcgccgcccctctcctcctccgcatcgacgccgcgccgcccctcgcaTCGACCCCGCACCGCCTCTCTCCTCCGCGTCGACCCCGCgctgcccctctcctcctccgcatctACGCCTCGCGCCCCTCGCGTcgaccccgcgccgcccctcgacTTCGACCGCCTGTCCAAGTTCCTGGTGGTTTGCCTCAATGCCATCCGGGATGAGGTGGCgaccgaggacggcggcggcagcagcatccacggcggcggcgactggggCGTGGAGCTCTGGAGGTCCTGCTCCTCCCCGGCGCCGTCCGACGTGCTCGACACCAGCGGCGCGTGCGCCACGATGGAGCAGACAGCGTGGCTCGTCTCCACTGCCTGCGACATCGTCACCAGGAAGGAGAGGCTTGGGATGGTCGTCTCCTGCCCCTTCCTGCTGTACCTCGTCCCGTCCCAGGAGAAGGCCACGCAG GTGCGATCGATATGCAAACCCCTGAAGCCTCTTGGGATTCATTCAGTGAGCTTGCATTCTGGCGCTTCGGTTGAACATCAGATCTCTGG GATTACTAGGACCTTACAGTGGCAGTTGGTTCGATTGAGTACTCGGAGTCCAAACCGGCAGCAACGGAAATATTCAG AATACCAGGGTACAGAATAG
- the LOC101780090 gene encoding zerumbone synthase — translation MIHRLFGEARRRAASPVMAGGERWLSAAASKGRLEGKIAVVTGGASGLGKAAAHEFIQEGAQAVLIADINSKLGPETARELGPKAHFVHCDVAVEDSVAAAVDAAVARHGRLDVMLNSAGVVGPLSPGTSRLASLDFGQFDAVMSVNVRGTLAGIKHATRVMAPPAGAGVGSILCMASISGILGGLGTYPYSVSKFAIAGIVKAAAAELSRVGVRINCISPYAVPTPMVVDQFSTMLGGAAYEEQVAAIIRALGELKGATCEAVDIARAAVYLASDDAKYVSGHNLVVDGGFTSYKNMNLPFPTKPQE, via the exons ATGATTCACCGGCTCTTCGGCGAAGCTAG GAGAAGGGCGGCATCGCCGgtgatggccggcggcgagcggtggctGTCGGCAGCGGCCAGCAAAGGAAG GCTTGAGGGGAAGATCGCAGTAGTCACGGGGGGCGCCAGTGGGCTCGGAAAGGCTGCGGCCCACGAGTTCATTCAGGAGGGCGCGCAGGCCGTACTCATCGCGGACATCAACTCAAAGCTGGGCCCCGAGACGGCGCGCGAGCTGGGCCCCAAGGCCCACTTCGTGCACtgcgacgtcgccgtcgaggacagcgtcgccgcggccgtggaCGCTGCCGTGGCGCGGCACGGTCGGCTGGACGTCATGCTCAATAGCGCCGGCGTCGTGGGCCCGCTTTCGCCGGGCACGTCGCGGCTGGCCAGCCTGGACTTCGGGCAGTTCGACGCCGTCATGTCGGTGAACGTGCGCGGGACGCTGGCCGGGATCAAGCACGCCACGCGCGtcatggcgccgccggccggtgccGGCGTCGGGTCGATCCTGTGCATGGCGAGCATCAGCGGCATCCTCGGCGGGCTCGGGACGTACCCGTACTCGGTGTCCAAGTTCGCCATCGCCGGGATCGTcaaggctgccgccgccgagctgTCGCGCGTCGGCGTCCGCATCAACTGCATCTCGCCGTACGCGGTGCCGACGCCGATGGTGGTGGACCAGTTCTCCACCatgctcggcggcgccgcctacgaggagcaggtggcggccATCATCAGGGCGCTCGGCGAGCTGAAGGGCGCGACGTGCGAGGCGGTGGACATCGCCAGGGCCGCCGTGTACCTCGCCTCCGACGACGCCAAGTACGTATCCGGGCACAACCTGGTGGTCGACGGCGGGTTCACGAGCTACAAGAACATGAACCTGCCCTTCCCTACGAAGCCACAGGAGTGA
- the LOC111255656 gene encoding pre-mRNA-splicing factor 38B-like: MDAKKFLQLVEEKEKRILEKKEAPLKWEQKLEAAAKAKADAEAKAKKVKSRKHRKRGDSSSDSDSDSDSDVDRKHRKRKEHKRNRKHGHSDSDDARRRKRRSNRRSSDSSDEGNSECESGSEDERRRKKHSHRRRHHRHSSRSDSEDYSSDEEEWRSTKKDHSRSRRRRHRSSDDDSDSEGKVRSRHRKRQRSSDEDAPSDSNNHKHHKSRSLEESSDERAADESEKMRNGKRSHKNSHHHHCHHRHHHHERSSSSAEPNDDQKALEGDSAD; this comes from the coding sequence ATGGATGCCAAGAAGTTCCTGCAGCTGGTcgaagagaaggaaaagaggaTCCTCGAGAAGAAAGAAGCACCACTGAAATGGGAGCAGAAACTGGAAGCAGCAGCTAAAGCAAAGGCAGATGCAGAAGCCAAGGCGAAGAAAGTTAAGTCAAGAAAGCACAGGAAGAGAGGGGATTCTTCCTCAGACTCCGATAGTGACTCTGACAGTGATGTTGATCGGAAACACAGGAAGAGGAAGGAACACAAAAGGAACAGGAAACATGGTCATTCAGACTCTGACGATGCCAGGAGACGCAAGCGGAGGTCGAATAGGAGGAGCTCAGACTCAAGTGATGAGGGCAACAGTGAATGTGAGAGTGGGTCTGAAGATGAACGTAGAAGGAAGAAGCACTCACACAGAAGAAGACACCATAGACATTCATCAAGGTCAGATTCTGAAGACTATAGCAGTGATGAGGAAGAGTGGAGATCGACCAAGAAGGACCACTCTAGGAGCCGGAGACGCCGTCATCGATCATCAGATGATGACTCTGACTCCGAGGGCAAGGTCAGGTCGAGACACAGGAAGCGTCAGAGATCTAGTGACGAAGACGCACCATCAGATTCCAATAACCATAAGCATCACAAGAGCCGCTCCTTGGAGGAGTCTTCTGATGAAAGAGCTGCGGATGAATCAGAGAAGATGAGAAATGGCAAAAGGTCTCACAAGAATAGCCACCACCATCACTGTCACCATCGGCACCACCATCATGAACGCAGTAGTAGTTCTGCAGAACCTAACGACGACCAGAAAGCCCTTGAAGGTGACAGCGCAGACTGA